A genomic segment from Geitlerinema sp. PCC 7407 encodes:
- a CDS encoding formyltransferase family protein, with the protein MSLQTVGLITYDYPHLKTEQILLRIVEKQYNYKMYALPFTPRKPREVLVQHRPDQTISIPPEVLAQKFNIPYFRCNSDKDIDNSCDVYLVLGAGILSPECIAGKKVINCHPGIIPACRGLDAFKWAILDMKPLGITLHFVDEAVDAGEIIAILPTNAFQSDSLETLARRHYENEIDICSRFDELLENPVNSYKDIAVGNPRKRMSYEIEKTLSTALNQYLEQYG; encoded by the coding sequence ATGTCCCTCCAAACAGTTGGTTTGATTACGTACGACTATCCCCATCTCAAAACAGAGCAAATTCTTCTAAGAATTGTTGAAAAGCAGTACAACTACAAAATGTATGCCCTGCCTTTTACTCCTCGAAAACCTCGTGAAGTTTTAGTTCAGCATCGACCTGATCAAACGATATCGATTCCCCCAGAAGTTCTGGCTCAAAAATTTAATATTCCATATTTTCGTTGTAATTCCGACAAAGATATTGATAACTCCTGTGATGTTTATCTTGTCTTAGGGGCTGGAATTCTTTCTCCAGAGTGTATCGCCGGCAAGAAAGTAATCAATTGTCATCCTGGTATTATTCCAGCTTGCCGGGGGCTAGATGCTTTTAAATGGGCAATTTTGGACATGAAACCTCTTGGAATTACACTGCATTTTGTTGATGAAGCTGTAGATGCTGGTGAGATTATTGCAATCTTGCCAACAAATGCTTTTCAATCTGATAGTTTAGAAACTCTTGCTAGAAGACATTACGAAAATGAAATAGATATTTGTAGCCGTTTTGATGAACTCCTGGAAAACCCTGTTAATTCTTACAAAGATATTGCAGTTGGCAATCCTAGAAAGCGAATGTCTT